TCGTCGTACATAGTTTTTGTTTGGAAACGCGATTTTAGCACAATCATCGCGTGTTTCCTAGATTCCGGATCGCCGCTGACGTTTAGCCGCGGCTCACTTTTTCGAACGCGGATGAAAATCGTCGTACGCCTTTTTCAGGTGGGCGTCCGTTATGTGGGTGTAGATCTGCGTGGTCGAGATATCGGCGTGGCCGAGCATCTGCTGGACGCTGCGGATATCGGCGCGGTTCTGAATAAGATGCGTGGCAAAAGAATGCCGAAGCGTGTGCGGCGAAACGCCCTCGAACCCGCAGCTTTCGGCATACTCCTTGATAAAAGCGTAGATCGCCTGTCGGTTGAGCGGACTGCCATGGGTTGAAACGAAGAGGTTCTCGATCTCGACATGTTCGTGCTTGCGCCGAAGCGCGAGATAGCTTTTGAGCCATTCGACCGCGCTCGTCCCGATCGGTATTCTCCGCGTCTTGCTGCCTTTGCCGATCGTCGTGAGTATGCCGGCATCGATGTCGGCATCGCGGATCTGAAGGTTAACGACCTCTGATACACGAAGCCCGCAGGCATACATCAATTCAAGGATCGCCCGGTCGCGAAGGCCGGTTTCGGTCGATGTGTCCGGCGCAAGAAGAAGTTGTTCGATCTCGGTTTGATTAAGAAAACGCGGCAGGTAAAAGCTCTTCTGGGGCGTATCGAGGTCTTCGGCTGGGCTCTTGCTGATATGCCCGTCCGTCATGAGGAACTTGTAAAAGCCGCGGATGGCGCTTATCAGCCGCCGCTTGGAGTTTTCGGAGACCTTTGCCCGAGAAAGATCGATAAGCCATTCGCGGAGGTCCGTCCGCGAAAGCGTGAGCATTTCAAGTGCGTTCTTATCGGCCCACGCCGCGAGCTTTCGCAGATCGCGCTCATAAGCCTCAAGCGAATTCTTCGCCAGGCCTTTTTCGACGCGAACGTACGAGATGTATTCGCGGATGAGGTCTCTCGTCACGCCGCCTATTTTAACATCAAAGCCGCGTGTTCGACCGAAAACCGGTCAATATCCCTCAGCAGTGTTTTGCAGATACGGTGGACAATCTGCGGTCTCGTGCATCACTGGATCGTTCTCACGCATAAGTTCGAACGCCGCACGGTTCGAAAAATTAAAGGTCCGCAGATCGGTCATTTGGCCAAGTTCACGATAACGATAGTGCATGGTGGATTTCGCTTCGCATTGGTCTTCGGCCGACATCAGCCGCAGTCCTTCGATGAGTGCCGGAAAGGCATCATCGCTCAGCCTCGCGTTGTAGTATGCGTCGAATTCCCGGCCCTGCTGCATTAGCTGGATGTTCTTGCGGGCTATGAAATCGTCAGGGTTCATCAGGTTGGTCGCCCCCAGAATGATGATGGCGGACCACAGCGCACCCCATGCGAAATTATTGCGATTTCCGCGAAGTACCGTCCAACCGAACCAAACAAAAACGACCGCCAGCCAGATCATAAAGACCATTGGATAAAAGCGAACGGTCGTCCAACCGTAGCCAAGCTCGCCGGTAAGCAGAATAAGACGCTGCATTGCCGAAGCCATGATGACGAAAAGCAGAGCGATCTGGACTCCCGCGA
The DNA window shown above is from Chloracidobacterium sp. and carries:
- the xerD gene encoding site-specific tyrosine recombinase XerD; its protein translation is MTRDLIREYISYVRVEKGLAKNSLEAYERDLRKLAAWADKNALEMLTLSRTDLREWLIDLSRAKVSENSKRRLISAIRGFYKFLMTDGHISKSPAEDLDTPQKSFYLPRFLNQTEIEQLLLAPDTSTETGLRDRAILELMYACGLRVSEVVNLQIRDADIDAGILTTIGKGSKTRRIPIGTSAVEWLKSYLALRRKHEHVEIENLFVSTHGSPLNRQAIYAFIKEYAESCGFEGVSPHTLRHSFATHLIQNRADIRSVQQMLGHADISTTQIYTHITDAHLKKAYDDFHPRSKK